The Coregonus clupeaformis isolate EN_2021a chromosome 20, ASM2061545v1, whole genome shotgun sequence genome contains a region encoding:
- the LOC121533925 gene encoding barH-like 2 homeobox protein, with amino-acid sequence MESSSGSNFGIDTILSNATNSVNPALMNGDFRLGDSRTADFSRSQVTPSPSCSDIDTVGTAPSSPISVTMEHAEPHLLQDSLPHHHHHHLQPGSLQLSPQPQQLGAGAGCAPRTATSSFLIKDILGDSKPLAACAPYSTSVPSPHHTPKPESARDSGDGFRTKLEQDENRSKLDKREDMEMKCNGTKEENEREISSSRDSPQSRSKKPRKARTAFSDHQLNQLERSFERQKYLSVQDRMDLAAALNLTDTQVKTWYQNRRTKWKRQTAVGLELLAEAGNYSALQRMFPSPYFYHPSLLGTMDSTTAAAAAAAMYSSMYRTPQQPHPGLQRPLVPRVLIHGLGPGGQPALNPLGNPMPGTQHQR; translated from the exons ATGGAATCCTCCAGCGGCTCGAACTTTGGAATAGACACTATTTTATCCAACGCTACTAATTCTGTTAACCCTGCGCTGATGAACGGAGATTTCCGCCTCGGTGACAGCAGGACAGCGGATTTCAGTCGGAGCCAGGTCACCCCGTCCCCGTCATGTTCGGACATAGATACGGTGGGAACGGCCCCCTCTTCCCCCATCTCCGTCACCATGGAGCACGCCGAGCCGCATCTGCTCCAAGACAGCTTaccgcaccaccaccaccaccacctgcaGCCAGGGAGTTTGCAGCTATCGCCCCAGCCACAGCAGCTAGGGGCTGGAGCCGGCTGTGCCCCCAGGACTGCCACCTCTTCGTTTTTAATCAAAGACATTTTAGGCGACAGCAAACCCCTGGCAGCGTGCGCACCTTACAGCACCAGCGTACCGTCACCCCATCACACCCCCAAACCAGAGAGTGCCAGGGACAGTGGGGACGGCTTCAGGACCAAGTTGGAACAAGATGAAAACAGGAGTAAGTTGGACAAAAGAGAGGATATGGAAATGAAATGCAACG GAACAAAAGAAGAGAATGAACGGGAAATTTCAAGTAGCAGAGATAGTCCTCAATCACGGTCAAAAAAACCTCGCAAAGCACGGACGGCCTTTTCAGACCATCAACTCAACCAGTTGGAGCGAAGCTTCGAGCGCCAAAAATACCTCAGCGTGCAGGATCGTATGGACCTCGCGGCAGCACTCAACCTGACCGACACACAGGTGAAAACCTGGTACCAAAACCGACG GACGAAGTGGAAAAGACAGACAGCGGTCGGATTAGAGCTACTGGCTGAAGCCGGAAATTATTCCGCCTTACAAAGAATGTTCCCGTCGCCCTATTTCTACCACCCGAGCTTGTTGGGCACAATGGACAGCACGACAGCAGCCGCCGCAGCCGCAGCAATgtacagcagtatgtaccggaCTCCGCAGCAACCACATCCCGGTCTCCAGAGACCCCTTGTCCCGAGAGTACTCATCCATGGCCTTGGGCCGGGGGGCCAACCGGCATTGAACCCGCTGGGTAACCCCATGCCCGGCACGCAGCATCAGCGGTAG